A section of the Engystomops pustulosus chromosome 3, aEngPut4.maternal, whole genome shotgun sequence genome encodes:
- the LOC140120424 gene encoding uncharacterized protein — protein MGTHGRHRGNRLITDLSSYMSIGSWLLPRFRKICRNWRKLMRTSRFLAIKTSYVSKVKRFFKSLSLKGRRAQIKDKGEETPTYIVGEHDSTSTNAQSGETTADKGLLILQGKPQAIDVVKSFHVPKSAAAEKRAKRKRQKRRSNGQNRTRQLAKGDTSFLDLDTVKTVDIEMVPSTEDVVMASGEASTFSFKIQDQASTDSQPWIFSPPKRAALNYNPNLGSSMLETEEVDIEMAASAEDVVVASGEASTFSFKRQAPASTDIQPWIFSPPKRAALDIPDLSTNILGSQMLKTEEVDMPPVWSHNNIAKLSSEHLTTLKSKGQRGMLDDDLISMAQEILQRQFPNFDGLQPPAALLVPGYSVGQKAVQIHYDEDRVHWVTTCFHDGNILVADSFSSGYLTPSIRQQICNIYGAVIQKPLRHLKFLNVDQQKNNYDCGVFAIAFAFEFLKNNGDPTARFQHDKMRDHLISCLEMGRIVGFPRKVA, from the coding sequence ATGGGGACCCATGGGCGTCACCGCGGTAATCGGCTGATTACCGATCTCTCCTCCTATATGTCTATTGGCTCGTGGCTTCTGCCCCGATTTAGAAAGATTTGCCGAAATTGGAGAAAACTGATGAGAACTTCCCGCTTCCTGGCCATAAAAACAAGCTATGTGTCAAAGGTCAAGCGCTTCTTCAAATCACTTTCTCTTAAAGGACGTAGAGCCCAGATCAAAGACAAAGGTGAGGAGACACCAACCTACATAGTAGGTGAACATGACTCCACTTCCACCAATGCACAAAGTGGAGAGACTACTGCAGATAAGGGGCTCCTTATACTGCAAGGAAAACCACAGGCTATTGATGTTGTTAAGTCGTTTCATGTCCCGAAGTCAGCGGCTGCTGAAAAGAGAGCGAAAAGAAAGAGACAAAAGCGACGTTCCAATGGCCAAAACCGTACAAGACAACTGGCGAAAGGTGACACTTCCTTCCTAGATCTAGACACTGTTAAAACTGTGGACATAGAAATGGTCCCATCTACTGAAGATGTTGTGATGGCATCTGGGGAAGCTTCCACCTTCAGCTTCAAAATACAAGACCAAGCTTCCACAGACAGTCAGCCTTGGATATTTTCACCACCGAAAAGAGCTGCTTTAAACTACAATCCAAATCTAGGGAGCTCAATGCTGGAGACAGAAGAAGTGGACATAGAAATGGCAGCATCAGCTGAAGATGTTGTGGTGGCATCTGGTGAAGCTTCCACCTTCAGCTTCAAAAGACAAGCCCCAGCCTCCACGGACATTCAGCCTTGGATATTTTCACCACCAAAAAGAGCGGCTTTGGACATTCCAGATCTGTCCACGAACATTCTAGGGAGCCAAATGCTGAAGACGGAAGAAGTAGACATGCCTCCTGTCTGGAGCCACAACAACATCGCCAAACTATCTTCAGAGCATTTAACCACCCTAAAAAGCAAAGGACAGAGAGGAATGTTAGATGATGACCTCATCAGCATGGCCCAGGAGATCCTGCAAAGGCAGTTTCCGAACTTTGATGGCCTGCAGCCTCCTGCTGCTCTCCTTGTACCGGGGTACAGCGTAGGACAGAAGGCTGTACAGATACATTATGATGAAGACAGGGTACACTGGGTCACCACGTGCTTTCATGATGGTAACATCTTGGTCGCTGACAGCTTCAGTAGTGGATACTTGACTCCATCTATCCGTCAGCAGATATGCAACATCTATGGTGCAGTGATCCAAAAGCCCCTGAGACACCTAAAATTTCTGAATGTGGATCAGCAGAAAAATAACTACGATTGCGGAGTCTTCGCCATTGCTTTTGCTTTTGagtttcttaaaaacaatggcgATCCTACAGCGAGATTTCAGCATGACAAGATGAGAGACCATCTCATATCCTGTTTAGAGATGGGTAGGATCGTAGGATTTCCCAGAAAGGTTGCCTGA